A DNA window from Ornithodoros turicata isolate Travis chromosome 10, ASM3712646v1, whole genome shotgun sequence contains the following coding sequences:
- the LOC135370378 gene encoding thialysine N-epsilon-acetyltransferase-like: MEIAECYKFLDAVTVRPASKTDCEAILHFVRDFAAFNKIANSVSVTATELEHNMFDLRPPRFWAFVATVQKATDLAGPIVNTTEKVVGVITYHIRFNGFTLQRVLCVQDLFVAPEHRGKGLGTAMWTIVNEEAIKNRCDIVEAQVRRDNEKRAKMYTNSGAKNVSVSDGWKQFFKDL, from the exons ATGGAAATCGCCGAGTGCTACAAGTTTCTCGATGCAGTCACCGTGCGGCCAGCATCTAAAACTGATTGTGAAGCCATTCTGCACTTTGTGCGGGATTTTGCTGCTTTCAACAAGATCGCCAACAGTGTTTCG GTTACGGCCACCGAACTGGAGCACAACATGTTCGACTTGCGACCACCTCGATTCTGGGCGTTTGTGGCGACCGTTCAGAAGGCCACCGACCTCGCCGGACCCATAGTGAACACGACGGAAAAAGTCGTGGGTGTGATCACCTACCATATCCGCTTCAACGGTTTCACCCTGCAACGCGTCCTATGCGTTCAAGACCTCTTCGTAGCACCAGAGCACCGAGGCAAAGGGCTGGGAACTGCCATGTGGACGATAGTCAACGAAGAGGCCATCAAAAACAGATGTGACATCGTTGAGGCGCAAGTCCGACGTGATAACGAAAAACGGGCCAAGATGTACACCAATTCGGGCGCCAAGAATGTTTCGGTCTCCGATGGATGGAAACAGTTCTTTAAAGATCTGTGA